GTTTCGCGGGCATCCCTGCCGTGCTGGCCGCGCCGCAATACCAGGCGCAGCTGGAAACGGCCACCCACCTCGTGTGGGGCACGGGCGGCAGCATGGTGCCCGAGCCGGAAATGACGGCCTATGTGGCGCGCGGCCGCGCCTTGCTGGCGGCCGGAGCCGCGTGATGCCGCCCGGCATGCCGCGCATGTCCACGCTGACGGCCAGCCAGTTCGCCAACCTGCACACCTTTCTCGTGGCGGCGCGCCATGCCAGCTTCGCGCTGGCCGCGCAGGAACTGGCGCTCACGCCCAGCGCCGTCAGCCACCGCATCGCGCGGCTGGAAAGCAGCCTGGGCTTGCGGCTGTTCCAGCGCCTGACGCGGCAGGTCAAACTGACGGCCGACGGCGAGCGCATCTTTGCCGCCCTGCAAATCGGCTGGGACGGCTTGCAGGCGGCGCTGGCCGGCGGCGATGCGCTGGCGGGCAGCATCACCGTGCATGCGCGCCCGTCCATCGCCCGGTGCTGGCTGGTGCCCCGCCTGGCAGGCTTCGCTGCACAATATCCGGACGTGTCGGTCGACTTGCGCGTGGGCAATGAAAGCGTGGACTTTCGCGCCGGCCAGGTCGACCTGGCCTTGCACTATGGCGACGGCCACTTTCCCGGCCTGGCATCGCGCAAGCTGATGGCGGAATGGCTGGCGCCCGTGTGCAGCCCGCACTATGCGCGCGAACACGGCTTGTTTGACGCGCCGCATCAGCTGTCCAGCGCGACGCTGCTGCACGACACCCTGGCGTGGCCCGCCTGCGCGCCCGACGCCGAGTGGCGGTTGTGGCTGGACGGGCAGGCGCCGGAGGTGACCTTGCCGGCGCGCAGCCTGCGTTTCGACCGCGCCGACCTGTGCGCGCAGGCGGCCATCCACCACGCGGGCGTGGCCATGGGCCGGCGCCAGCTGGTGCAGCCGTGGCTGGCCAGCGGGCAGCTGGTTTTGCCGTTCGGCCCTTTTAACTTGCCCAGCCCGCAGGCGTATTACCTCGTGCACAGCGCACACGCCGCGCTGCCGGCGCGCGTGCAGGCCTTGTTCGATTGGCTGCTGGGGCAGGCAATTTGATACACTGCGCCCCTCATTGAAACGCGCACGAAAGTATGCCCATGCAGCCAACCCCATCGACTTCGACCGCGCCGGCGCAATTGCGCGAGTTACGCAGCACTGCGCTGGCCTGCCTGCTGGAACCGGACCCGGCAACCAAGGTGGCGATGGTGGCGGCCATGGCCGAGGCGCCGCTGGCACTCGACGCGCAGGCGGACTTGGCGCCCACGGGCGCCGTGCCGGGCCGGCCCGAGCGTCCGGAACTGGTGCCGCCGCGCCTGGTGGGGCGGCGTTCGATGATCACGCCGGAAGGGCGCGCCATGCTGGTGCACGCGCTCGCGCATATCGAATTCAACGCGATGAATTTGGCGCTCGATGCCCTGTGGCGCTTCCCGGACCTGCCGGCTGAATACTATACGGACTGGCTGCGCGTGGCGAAGGAGGAAGCGACGCACTTTGCCATGCTGCAGGCGCACCTGCAGGTCTTGGGCCACACGTATGGCGACTTTCCCGGCCACGACAGCCTGTGGGAAATGGTCGACAAGACGCGCGGCGACGTGCTGGCGCGCATGGCGCTGGTGCCGCGCACCCTGGAAGCGCGCGGGCTCGATGCGATTCCGCCGCTGCGCGCCAAGCTGGCGCAGGCGGGAGATCTGGCCGCCGCAGCCATCCTCGACATCATCCTGCGCGACGAAGTGGGGCACGTCGAGATCGGCAACCGCTGGTACGGCTATCTGTGCGGGCAGCGCGGCCTGGACCTGCGCGCGACGTATGCCGAGCTGGCGCTGCGCTACGAGGCGCCCACCCTGCGCGGCCCGTTCAACCTGGAAGCGCGGCGGCGGGCGGGGTTTTCGGAGCTGGAATTGTCCGATCTGCCCGCCTGACCTTGCCTACGGATGGGCCGTGAGGCTGATGTGCCAGTGGCTCAGGTGTCCCGTCTCGATGTGCACTTTTGCCGGCTTGGTCCAGGCGCCCGCGCCGGGGATCTTGTCGGCCGGCGCGGCGGAAAAGCGCCCGTCGACGAGGGCCAGCTTGATGAAGCTGGGGCCGATGTAGATGATGCGCGTGCTGGCCGGCGCCGCTTCCTGGGCCAGCATGGCCCGGTTCGCCGCGATCCACGCCAGCAGCGCCGCCAGTTTCGGCTTTTGCGCGGGGTTGGCCACCACTTCCGCTTTTGCGTCGTTGATCAGCTGGTGAATGGCGGCGCCGTCGTTCTGGCCGCCCAGCGCGTCCGTATAGCCGCCGGCGCCGTCCGCGTAGCGCAGGTCGATCTGCTGGCCGTCGCTGTGGCCGCTGTGGCCGAGGATGGACCGGCCCGTTGCCGTCTGCGTCACGTGCTGGCCGCTGATGTCGTCGAAACGGTAAGCCTTGCCCGCCAGCCAGGCGATGGCCAGGCGCGTGGCCCACGAATCGCCGCCAGGATCGCGCGTGCCGTAGCGCCGCGCCGCCAGCGCCGCCTCGTCGTTGGCCAGGTACAGGGGGATATAGGCCGTGTCGCCCTTGAACGCCACTTGTCCCCCTTCGGCCGGGTCGGAGCTGGCATCGGTATTGTCGATGCGGCCCTTCAGGCGCACCGTGACGACGGCCTTCTTGTCGAGCTTGGCGCCGGCAAAGGCGGGCAGCACCAGGCTGGGAAATTTCACGGTGCCGGCAGTCTTGGTATTGGTCTGGGACAATAAATTCTGCGTGCTGAAGGCGGGGTCGCCGCCGCCGGACGCAATGCCGATGTTCACTTCCGTAATCGTCGCCGCCGCCGGCGTGTAGTGCAATTCCAGCGGCAAGGTGTGCGTGGCCGTGGCGTTTCCTTGCGACACGGATACATACGGTCCCGCCAGATTGCCCGTCAACTTGATCGGCTGCAACACGGGGTGGGCATCCTTGTTGGGCGAAAGGAATTTTGCCAGCGTCACCTTCAAGCCCTTGCACGCGAGGCTCAGTTCCACCGTCGTCACGGTGGCCAGAGCGCTGTCGCCGATATTCGTGGCGCTGACATTGCCGCCCAGGTTCAACGCCCCATCCTTGGTTTGCTTGCTGACATCGACGCACTCGGTCCTGACGATGGTGCCCTGCGTAAAGTGGCTCTGGTTGACGGCGCCTGCGGCGGCCAGGTTGACCCCGGGCAGCCCCGTCACGGAATAGGACCAGGTATCGTTGTACTGGCTTTGCGCCGTCGTGTAGACGGGATACTCGGCCGTGCTGACGGTGATTTTCACGCCCACGTTTTTCGTGTCCTTGGGCACCGTGAAGGCGATGGGCGAGCTGATGGTCTGGTTTTGCGCGGCGGCCGTGGCCGTGAAGGTCTTGCTGTCCGCGTCATCCTGCGGCGTGACGTCGCCCGCGGCGCGATGGCTGGCGGGCACCTCGCGCGCGGGCGGCGCGGCGCCATCCTGCGTGACGCTGCCGGCGGTATAGGTCTTCGCCTCGGCGCGCAAGGCCGGGCTCGCCGCATACGGGTAGACGATGTCGACATTGACGTTGCTGCTGCTGTTGAAGACGACGGCGCTGACGCTGACCACGTTCGGATGGACGAGGTCGTTCAAGGTCAGCTGGTAGGTGTCGGGCAGCACGCCATCGAAGTGGAAGGCGCCCGTGGCGTCGATCACGGCCACCTGGCGCTGGCGGTTGTTGTAGCCGGCCAATAACATTTTCTTGCCGGCCAGTCCCGTGGCATTGGCGCCTGCGGGCGTGCGCAGCTGTCCTTGCAGCACGATGCCGGACTTGATGACGATCAAGGCATAGCTGGCCGTGAACTCGCCATCCTGCGAGACGAAATTGAGATTCAGGTCGTAGCTGCCGTTGGGCAAGGATGCCAGCAGTTGCTGCATGGCCGTGGCGCCGATGCTGAAGGTGCCGCTGGCCGCATCGAACGTCCAGTAGCTCTTGAGGCTGATGGCCGCGCCGTCCGGCATCGACAGCAGACCGTCGCTGTCATCCTGCAGTGCCATGGGGGCCGCGCCCACGAGGCGCAATCCCAGGCCGCCCGGCTGCAGGCGGTTGTTCGGCCCCAGCCCAGTGATGGCCAGCACGGGCGCCGCGGCGGGCACGCTGCCGTCGTCGTTCGGCTCCACATAGGTTTCCACGGCCGTCGGCAGTTCGGTCTGGATCAGCAGATCCAGGATGGTGACCTTGCCGCCCTTGCTGAGGGAAAATTGCGCATGCTGGTCGACGCCCGTGTCGCCCGGCGTGGAAAAGCGCAGGCTGCCTTCCTGCAGCAGCACGTCCGTGACGGCGCCGCTGGCCTTGACGCTGTCGGCGCCGTCGGGAAAGCCCAGCCCGGACAGCGGCAGCACGACCACTTGCGCGGGCCGCACGGGGTCGAGGGCGATGCCGGTGCTGGCGCTGAAAGTCCAGGTCAGGCCGGCGCTCTGGAAGGCGATGCTGCGCTCGATGCGCAGGGTGATGGTGTCAGCGGGCGTGACGGTGGCGCCCGCGCCGATGCTGCCGGCCTGCACGTCGCCATCGATGATGGTGCTGCCTTCTGGCGCGCTGGCCAGCACGGCTTGCACATTGCCGGCCGCCTCGCTGCCATTGTTGCGGATGTGCACGCGGTAGGTGTAGTCCCAGACCGTGCGGCTGACGCGCTGTTCAGCCACTTTATCGAGCATCGTCACTTCAAAGTCGCCGGCGGCCTGGACGGTGGCTGCCGCTGCCGCCAGCATGACCTTCGGCGCGGGCGACTGCGTGGGATCGTTGGGGCCGCCGCAGGCGCACAGGCCGAGCGCCAGGCCTGTGGCCAGCGCGGCGCCGGCCAGCTGCCGGCGCCGCAGGCACGCCAAGCCCAGCACGCCGGCCAGCAGCAGCCATGGTGTAGAGGGCAGGGGCACGGCGGCCGGCTGCGTGATGCCCGTGTCGAGTTCGATGAAGGAGACGGGGTCGAGGATGCTAAACGGCTGGGCGCCGGGGCTGCCCGCGCCCAGGTAATCGAAGGTGACGGAAAAGCCCGTGGCCGTGGCGCCGGGGACGATGCCGCCGGCCAGCGCCAGCGCGTCGAGGTAGCCGCTGGCGGGAATGGCGGGATCGGGCTGCACCAGCAGCACGTCCCAGCCCGGCGCCGTGGAGACGCTCTGCAGGTTGGCGTAGGTGCCCACGCTGAAGAACAAGGTGAATTCCTCGATGGGCACGGCCAAGGTGGTATTGCTGACCGTGTAGTCGTAGCGCCACTGCGTGCCGCCCAGCGACGTTGCCGTGTAGCCGATGCTGGTGGCGTGCGCGGCCGACATTGCGCATAGCAGCAGCGCCAGCAGCACTTGTTTGATAAAGCTCATGATCGTTCCCCCGTTGACTGGCGCCAAGCGTGCCCAGGCGAGAGGTCAAGCAGGAAACGTTCCTGTCTGGATTATGCTGCAAAAACAAGGGCTAGTCTGGGACGGGCCGGAGCAGGTGTCAAATCTGCCGACATCGGCATTTATGGCTGAGTCTGTCAGCGCTGTCCTACCCATCTTGTCGAAACCGTCTGATTGTATGCCTTGTGGAAACACGCGATGATCGTGTCCATGCTGCAACAGCCAACCAGTCCGACGGAGTATGCGATGCAAAAGCCAGGCCAGTCCCTTCACGTGAACAAGCCATTCCTGCTGATCTGCCTGTTCACCTTTTCGACCCTGGCGGCCACCTGGATGAATGCGGGCGAGGCGCAGAACGGCGATGCCGCGCCGGCCCCCGTGGCGCGCGAAGCGGGGCATGGCACCTTGCCCGTGTGCCGCAGCGATGCCCTCACGCTGTCGGCCCAGTGCCAGCGCCAGCCCGCGCGCCAGGCTTGACCGCACTCTGCAGGCGCTGCTGCAGCAAGGCCAGCACGGCCGCTTCCTCCGGCGCCAGCGCCGGCAGTTCTTCCCGTAATTGCTCCTGCGCCCGCGCGCGCATGCCTTCCAATAAACTGCCCTCCAGATACGATTCCAGCACGGCCGGATGCACATAGCATTTGCGGCAGATCGTCGGCGTATTGCCCAGTTTTTTCGCCACGGACTCGATCGCCTGCACGATGTTTTTCTTCGCTTGCGCATCGGAATCGACCTGCTCGAACGCCTGCAGGGCCAGCGCGGCCAGCAGGGTGCCGGACCAGGTGCGGAAATCCTTGGCCGTGTAGTCTTCGCCCGTCACCTCGCGCAGATAATCGTTGACGTCGCCCGAATCGACGCCGTGGCGAGCGCCATCGTCATCGATGTATTGAAACAGTTCCTGGCCCGGCAACTCGCGCATGCGCCGCAGCACCGTGGCCAGCTTGCGGTCGCTCAGGCGGATATCGTGGCGCACGCCGCTCTTGCCCTTGAAGTGAAAGGCCACGGCGCTGCCGTCGACCTGCACGTGGCGCGTGCGCAGGGTGGTCAGGCCGAACGATTTGTTCGTGCGCGCATATTCTTCGTTGCCGATGCGCATCATCGTCAATTCCAGCAGGTGCACGATGGTGGCCAGCACTTTTTCGCGTGGCAAGCCCGGCAGGTGCATGCCGCGCGCGACGGCGGCGCGGATGGCGGGCAGGGCGCGGCCAAAGCTGAGCATGCGCTCATATTTCGCTTCGTCGCGCACCTGGCGCCAGCGCGCATGGTAGCGGTACTGCTTGCGGCCCCGCGCGTCGCGGCCCGTCGCCTGCAGGTGGCCGTTGGCGTGCGGGCAGATCCACACGTCCGTCCAGGCGGGCGGGATGGCCAGCGCCTTGATGCGCGTCAAGGCGGCGCTATCGCGCACGATCTGGCCGTCCGCGTCGCGGTAGCGGAACTTGCCGGGCTTGCCCGATCGGGCGATGCCGTTCTGATGGTCGCCCGTGTAACGCAGGCCGGCGGCGCGGGCCGTGGTGGTGGCAGATATTTCCATGACGATAGCTTACCTTGCAGGCCGCGCATCCGGCGCGCCGTTATGCTAAGGTGCGCATTCGTAACGCCGTGCGCGGCAGACAGGAGCAGCAGATGTTTGGCAGAAAAAAGAATCTGGAAGAAGACCACGCCCCCCAGACCGACAAGCAGTATGAAAAGAAGTACACGGATGACAGCTTCTGGGACAAGGTCGTCAAGTTCGCCAAGACGGCGGGACGCGAAGTCATCGAAAAAGCCCTTTGGCTGTACTACGCCGCCCAGCAGCCGAACACCCCGCTGTGGGCCAAGACGGCCATTTACGGCGCGCTCGGCTATTTCATTTCACCCATCGATGCGATTCCCGACATCACGCCCGTGGTCGGCTATGCGGATGACCTGGCCGTGCTGGCGGCGGCCGTCGCCACCGTCGCCACCTACATCACGGCCGAGGTCAAGGAACGGGCCGCCGAGAAACTGCGCGGCTGGTTCGGCGCCTAGCCGCCGGCAGCGGGCAGGCCCGGCTGGCCCTTGACGGCGTTCCGGTACCTGGCCCTGGCCTCGGCCTTCTTCACCGCCTCGGCGGCGATGTTCTGCGCCTTGATGCGGGCTTTTTCACTCTTGCTGCGCTGCTGCGCCACGTCCTTGTTGCCGATGCGGTTCGTCATGCTGGTCTCCTCGTTGATGGTCAAGTTTGACCAGCACAGCATACGTTCTTGCCCAGGCGCTACCGTGCGCCCGTTCACACAAGCGCCATGCCTACCTCGCTGGCGCGCCGCCGGCCCCGTGCGCGAGCAGGCGCAGCACGACTTCTTTCTGGAATGAACGAAACTCCTTGTCGGCGCTGACGTTCGCGAAGGCCAGCACGGCCGTCTTGCTGGCCCGGTCGACGCAGACGACGGACGCGGCCCCCGG
This window of the Janthinobacterium agaricidamnosum genome carries:
- the dsdC gene encoding DNA-binding transcriptional regulator DsdC, whose product is MSTLTASQFANLHTFLVAARHASFALAAQELALTPSAVSHRIARLESSLGLRLFQRLTRQVKLTADGERIFAALQIGWDGLQAALAGGDALAGSITVHARPSIARCWLVPRLAGFAAQYPDVSVDLRVGNESVDFRAGQVDLALHYGDGHFPGLASRKLMAEWLAPVCSPHYAREHGLFDAPHQLSSATLLHDTLAWPACAPDAEWRLWLDGQAPEVTLPARSLRFDRADLCAQAAIHHAGVAMGRRQLVQPWLASGQLVLPFGPFNLPSPQAYYLVHSAHAALPARVQALFDWLLGQAI
- a CDS encoding ferritin-like domain-containing protein yields the protein MQPTPSTSTAPAQLRELRSTALACLLEPDPATKVAMVAAMAEAPLALDAQADLAPTGAVPGRPERPELVPPRLVGRRSMITPEGRAMLVHALAHIEFNAMNLALDALWRFPDLPAEYYTDWLRVAKEEATHFAMLQAHLQVLGHTYGDFPGHDSLWEMVDKTRGDVLARMALVPRTLEARGLDAIPPLRAKLAQAGDLAAAAILDIILRDEVGHVEIGNRWYGYLCGQRGLDLRATYAELALRYEAPTLRGPFNLEARRRAGFSELELSDLPA
- a CDS encoding DNA topoisomerase IB, with the protein product MEISATTTARAAGLRYTGDHQNGIARSGKPGKFRYRDADGQIVRDSAALTRIKALAIPPAWTDVWICPHANGHLQATGRDARGRKQYRYHARWRQVRDEAKYERMLSFGRALPAIRAAVARGMHLPGLPREKVLATIVHLLELTMMRIGNEEYARTNKSFGLTTLRTRHVQVDGSAVAFHFKGKSGVRHDIRLSDRKLATVLRRMRELPGQELFQYIDDDGARHGVDSGDVNDYLREVTGEDYTAKDFRTWSGTLLAALALQAFEQVDSDAQAKKNIVQAIESVAKKLGNTPTICRKCYVHPAVLESYLEGSLLEGMRARAQEQLREELPALAPEEAAVLALLQQRLQSAVKPGARAGAGTGPTA
- a CDS encoding YkvA family protein; the encoded protein is MFGRKKNLEEDHAPQTDKQYEKKYTDDSFWDKVVKFAKTAGREVIEKALWLYYAAQQPNTPLWAKTAIYGALGYFISPIDAIPDITPVVGYADDLAVLAAAVATVATYITAEVKERAAEKLRGWFGA